TGGAGCAGGGCGATACGAGCGGTGCGGTTCGGATCGTACTCGATGGCGGCGACGGTCGCGGGGATGCCGATCTTGTCGCGCCGGAAGTCGATGATCCGGTAGCGCTGCTTGTGGCCACCGCCGCGGAACCGCGAGGTGATCCGGCCGAGGTTGTTACGCCCGCCCGTCGAGGTCTGCTTCTCGACGAGGGAGCGCTCCGGCTCGACCTTCGTGATCTCCTTGAAGTCGCTGACCGAGTAGTAACGCCGCGCGGGGGACGTCGGCTTGAAGCTCTTGATACCCATGGCTTACTCCGACTTCTCCTCGTCGAAGAACTGGATCTGGTCGCCCGGCTTGAGGGTGACGATCGCCTTCTTCCAGTTGTGCAGCTTGGCGTAGCCGCGCCCCATGCGCTTCTCTTTGCCGCGCATGACGAGCGTGTTCACTTCGACCACGCCGACCTTGAAGAGCGCCTGGATCGCGTCCTTGATCTGGATCTTGTTCGCGTCGCGGCGCACCTCGAAGATGACCTTGTTGTTATCTTCGCGGAGCCGGGCCGACTTCTCGGTGAGCATGATCGGCCGACGGATGATGTGCTCGGGCTGCATGGCGTGTTCCTCTACCGAAGGCAGCGCGCTTCGAGCGCTTTGGCCGCCTCTTTCGAGACGACGAGGTGGTCGTGGCGGAGGAGGTCGTACACGTTGACGCCCTCCGGCGGCAAGAACTGGTGCGCGTCGAGGTTGCGGATCGACTTCACCAGCTTCTCGTTCGAGGCGCTGTCGACGACGAGCGACTTCTTGCCCGCCTGCAGCGCCCCGAGCGCGTCGACGATCGCCTTCGTCTTGATCTCGGGCAGCTCGAGGCTGTCGAGGACGATGAGGCGACCCTCCTTGGCGTACAGGGAGAGCGCGCTCTTCAGCGCGCCGATGCGCACCTTGCGCGGCGGACGGTAGGACCAGTCCTGCGGCTCGAGCGCGTGCGCCATGCCGCCGCCCGCGTGGTGCGGGGCGCGGATCGACCCCTGACGAGCGCGGCCGGTGCCCTTCTGGCGGTAGAGCTTCTTCGACGAGCCGGCCACCGCGCTGCGCTCCTTCGTGGCCTTCGTGCCCGCGCGCCGCGAGGCGAGCTGGGCCTTGACGACCTCGTAGAAGAGCTGCTCCTTCACCTCGGCGCCGAAGACCTCGTCCGAAAGGT
The Polyangium spumosum DNA segment above includes these coding regions:
- the rplD gene encoding 50S ribosomal protein L4 is translated as MKVNVYNLKREQVGEIDLSDEVFGAEVKEQLFYEVVKAQLASRRAGTKATKERSAVAGSSKKLYRQKGTGRARQGSIRAPHHAGGGMAHALEPQDWSYRPPRKVRIGALKSALSLYAKEGRLIVLDSLELPEIKTKAIVDALGALQAGKKSLVVDSASNEKLVKSIRNLDAHQFLPPEGVNVYDLLRHDHLVVSKEAAKALEARCLR
- a CDS encoding 50S ribosomal protein L23, giving the protein MQPEHIIRRPIMLTEKSARLREDNNKVIFEVRRDANKIQIKDAIQALFKVGVVEVNTLVMRGKEKRMGRGYAKLHNWKKAIVTLKPGDQIQFFDEEKSE